The following proteins are encoded in a genomic region of Balaenoptera ricei isolate mBalRic1 chromosome 14, mBalRic1.hap2, whole genome shotgun sequence:
- the BRAP gene encoding BRCA1-associated protein, which produces MSVSLVVIRLELAEHSPVPAGFGFSAAVGEMSDEEIKKKTLASAVACLEGKSPGEKAAIIHQHLGRREMTDMIIETMKANSDELKATVEDRKSSEASPTAQRSKGHSKEGVNTAPDSPSKQLPDQISFFSGNPSVEIVHGIMHLYKTNKMTSLKEDVRRSAMLCILTVPATMTSHDLMKFVAPFNEVIEQMKIIRDSTPNQYMVLIKFSAQADADSFYMACNGRQFNSIEDDVCQLVYVERAEVLKSEDGASLPVMDLTELPKCTVCLERMDESVNGILTTLCNHSFHSQCLQRWDDTTCPVCRYCQTPEPVEENKCFECGVQENLWICLICGHIGCGRYVSRHAYKHFEETQHTYAMQLTNHRVWDYAGDNYVHRLVASKTDGKIVQYECEGDTCQEEKIDALQLEYSYLLTSQLESQRIYWENKIVRIEKDTAEEINNMKTKFKETIEKCDNLEHRLNDLLKEKQSVERKCTQLNTKVAKLTTELKEEQEMNKCLRANQVLLQNKLKEEERVLKETCDQKDLQITEIQEQLRDVMFYLETQQKINHLPAETRQEIQEGQINIAMASASSPPSSGGSGKLSSRKGRSKRGK; this is translated from the exons ATGAGTGTGTCACTGGTTGTCATCCGCCTGGAGCTCGCAGAACACTCGCCGGTCCCCGCCGGCTTCGGCTTCAGCGCCGCTG TCGGGGAAATGTCTGATGAGGAGATCAAAAAGAAGACACTAGCTTCAGCTGTAGCCTGTTTAGAAGGGAAATCACCAGGGGAGAAAGCAGCGATCATACATCAGCATCTTGGCCGTCGAGAAATGACAGATATGATCATTGAGACCATGAAGGCCAACTCAG ATGAGCTGAAAGCTACAGTGGAAGACAGGAAGTCTTCAGAAGCATCCCCCACTGCACAGAGAAGTAAAGGTCACAGTAAAGAAGGTGTAAACACTGCTCCGGATTCTCCATCCAAACAGCTTCCAGACCAGATTTCGTTCTTCAGTGGGAACCCCTCCGTTGAAATAGTTCACGGTATTATGCATCTGTACAAGACAAA TAAGATGACCTCCTTAAAAGAAGATGTGAGGCGCAGTGCCATGCTGTGTATTCTCACAGTCCCTGCTACAATGACCAGTCATGACCTTATGAAGTTTGTCGCCCCATTTAATGAAGTAATTGAACAAATGAAAATCATCAGAGACTCTACTCCAAATCAGTATATGGTGCTGATAAAGTTTAGTGCACAG GCCGATGCAGATAGTTTTTACATGGCATGCAATGGCCGCCAGTTCAACTCAATAGAAGATGATGTTTGCCAGCTGGTCTATGTGGAGAGGGCTGAAGTACTGAAATCTGAAGAT GGTGCCAGCCTCCCTGTGATGGACCTAACGGAGCTCCCCAAGTGCACAGTGTGTTTGGAGCGCATGGACGAGTCCGTGAACGGCATTCTCACCACCTTATGTAACCACAGCTTCCACAGCCAGTGTCTGCAGCGCTGGGATGACACAAC GTGCCCTGTTTGCCGATATTGTCAAACACCAGAGCCAGTAGAAGAAAATAAGTGTTTCGAGTGTGGCGTTCAGGAA AACCTGTGGATTTGTTTAATATGTGGCCACATAGGATGTGGACGGTATGTGAGTCGACACGCCTATAAGCACTTCGAGGAGACCCAGCACACATATGCCATGCAGCTCACCAACCATCGAGTCTGGGACTATGCTGGAG atAATTACGTCCATCGACTGGTTGCAAgtaaaacagatggaaagatagtACAGTATGAATGTGAGGGTGATACTTGCCAGGAGGAGAAAATAGATGCCTTACAGTTAGAG TATTCATATTTACTAACGAGCCAGCTGGAGTCTCAACGAAtctactgggaaaacaagataGTTCGGATAGAGAAGGACACAGCAGAGGAA ATTAACAACATGAAGAccaaatttaaagaaacaattgAGAAATGTGATAATTTGGAGCACAGACTAAATGATCTCCTGAAAGAAAAGCAGTCTGTGGAAAGAAA GTGCACTCAGCTAAACACGAAAGTGGCCAAACTCACCACAGAGCTCAAAGAGGAGCAGGAAATGAACAAGTGTTTGCGAGCCAACCAAGTCCTCCTGCAGAACAAgctgaaggaagaggagagggtgtTAAAGGAGACCTGCGACCAGAAGGACCTGCAGATCACTGAGATCCAGGAGCAGCTGCGGGACGTCATGTTCTACCTGGAGACGCAGCAGAAGATCAACCACCTGCCCGCTGAGACCCGGCAGGAAATCCAGGAGGGACAGATCAACATTGCCATGGCCTCGGCCTCAAGCCCCCCGTCTTCGGGGGGCAGCGGGAAGCTGTCCTCCAGGAAGGGCCGCAGCAAGAGGGGCAAGTGA